From the Tenacibaculum dicentrarchi genome, the window AGATATAGAAATTAGCTTATCGGAAATTTTAAATGTAGGTTCGGCAGCTTATAAAGTTTTAAATACAAATGAAATTAATTTGATAAAAAAAGAGGGGAGTAGTATAAAAATTAGCACCAAAAATTTTGATAATTTTATGTTATGGACTCCTGTTAAAAATATGGTTTGTATTGAACCTATTACCCAATATCCTTTAGAAAAAGATTCTGAAAACTCAATAAAAAATAGCAGAATAAGTACAGGTAAAGACTTATTTTCAGTAACAATTAGTACCTTATAAATTTAATATGGAACACCGTCATTTTATTATTCATAAACCTTATGGTTATCTTTCTCAATTCATTACAAATGAAACTAAAAGAAAGAAAAAAATGTTAGGAGAATTGTTTGATTTCCCTGAAAAAACAATGGCAATCGGACGTTTAGATTTTGCATCCGAAGGACTTTTATTTTTAACTACGGATGGAAAAGTAAGTGCTGCAGTACGTAGTAAAAAAGTAGAAAAAGAATATTATGTACAAGTTGACGGACTTATAACTAATGATGCTATTGAAAAATTAAAAAAAGGTGTAGAAATTGGTTTCGATGGTAAAAAATACATCACGCTACCTGGAAAAGCGTCTATAATAGATACGCCTAATTTCCCTAATAGGTCTCAAAAAATTAGAGACGAACGTCATGGTCCTACAAGCTGGGTTAGTATTGTTATTTCAGAAGGAAAATTTAGGCAAGTTCGTAAAATGACCGCCGCTGTTGGTTTTCCTACTTTACGTTTAATTAGAGTTCGTATTGGTGATATTCATTTAAATAATATGAAATCTGGTGAGGTAAAAGAAACAGATACTTTAGTCTAAATTGATATGACTATTATTACTTTATTTTATGTAAATTTACAATATGAGAGATAATTCAAATACTTTTATTTACATAATAGCTAGTATTATTATACTACATTTTTTAGTCGGTTTTGGCTTTTTAATTTATAAAATGACAAAGAAAACTGATGATAAAAAGGAATTTAAAAACGGTAGAAAAGAATAATTTTTTTATTCAAAAATTTTAAACACAATGATATTAATTGCAGATGGTGGCTCTACAAAAGTAGATTGGATTGCTTTAAATGAGAGTAAAAAAGAAGTTTTTAGTACACAAACATTAGGATTAAACCCAAATGTTATTTCTAAAAAAAAGTTATTAACAATTATTGAAAACTGTACCGATTTAAAAGAATATCGAAAATCTATCAAAAAAATTTATTTTTATGGCGCTGGTTGTGGTACAGAAACTGCTAAAAGTATTTTAAATGAAGTTTTAAATAATTTTTTTTCAGCAACCACAAATATTGTTGTTAAAGAAGATATTTTAGGTGCAGTATATGCATCGGCAAAAAATAAAAAAGCCATTGTTT encodes:
- a CDS encoding pseudouridine synthase, with the protein product MEHRHFIIHKPYGYLSQFITNETKRKKKMLGELFDFPEKTMAIGRLDFASEGLLFLTTDGKVSAAVRSKKVEKEYYVQVDGLITNDAIEKLKKGVEIGFDGKKYITLPGKASIIDTPNFPNRSQKIRDERHGPTSWVSIVISEGKFRQVRKMTAAVGFPTLRLIRVRIGDIHLNNMKSGEVKETDTLV